In Mycobacterium sp. 050128, one genomic interval encodes:
- a CDS encoding sulfotransferase family protein, with protein MSPQLDAAELLRAAQAATGLHDYGDPTLPERFAVAADHLNNLGMDAEGTAAAAQVCHWLLTSRLEFIEDRNRYPIGDEVIEAPMFVTGEPRSGTTLMHALMSVDPHGRALRFWEVMYPSPPPGLAADDDPRRARADDDWREINAKMPKWLHSHPYNDMLGDGLPEDERTWAFDFRVMTPTAWWRVPMQSLVGGLATDAGAQYRLHKAMLQQLQYKRPRKYWVLKGFHGFRLKEMFEVYPDATLVWLHRDPVQVAASRTMMMADIAEGMVGTVDLHALAKMHLELTRAGVANTMSNPMVDDPRILHIRYTDFIADQVATVQRYYAFAGRQVTPEAETAMRDYLAGNRGDRHGKFHYSTALLIDIGEDLDALHAEFRPFRDRFGVEIENRG; from the coding sequence GTGAGCCCGCAGCTGGACGCCGCCGAGTTGCTGCGTGCCGCCCAGGCCGCGACCGGACTGCACGACTACGGCGACCCGACGTTGCCGGAGCGCTTCGCCGTCGCCGCCGACCATCTCAACAACCTCGGCATGGACGCCGAGGGCACCGCGGCGGCCGCGCAGGTGTGTCACTGGCTGCTGACGTCGCGGCTGGAATTCATCGAGGACCGCAACCGCTACCCGATCGGTGACGAAGTGATCGAGGCGCCGATGTTCGTGACCGGCGAACCACGTTCGGGGACAACGCTGATGCACGCGCTGATGTCCGTCGATCCGCACGGGCGGGCGCTGCGCTTCTGGGAGGTGATGTACCCGTCGCCGCCACCGGGGCTGGCCGCCGACGACGACCCGCGTCGCGCGCGGGCCGACGACGACTGGCGCGAGATCAACGCGAAGATGCCCAAGTGGCTGCACAGCCACCCGTACAACGACATGCTGGGCGACGGCCTGCCCGAGGACGAACGCACCTGGGCCTTCGACTTCCGGGTCATGACGCCAACGGCGTGGTGGCGGGTGCCGATGCAGTCGCTGGTCGGCGGCCTGGCCACCGATGCGGGCGCGCAGTACCGGCTGCACAAGGCGATGCTGCAACAGCTGCAGTACAAGCGGCCGCGAAAGTACTGGGTTCTCAAGGGTTTTCATGGCTTCCGGCTCAAGGAGATGTTCGAGGTCTACCCCGACGCCACCCTGGTCTGGCTGCACCGCGACCCGGTGCAGGTCGCGGCGTCGCGCACGATGATGATGGCTGACATCGCCGAGGGCATGGTCGGGACCGTCGACCTGCACGCGCTGGCGAAGATGCATCTGGAGTTGACCCGCGCCGGCGTCGCCAACACGATGAGCAATCCGATGGTCGACGATCCGCGCATCCTGCATATCCGCTACACCGACTTCATCGCCGATCAGGTGGCGACGGTGCAACGCTACTACGCATTCGCCGGCCGTCAGGTCACACCTGAAGCCGAGACCGCGATGCGCGACTACCTGGCCGGCAATCGCGGCGACCGCCACGGCAAGTTCCACTACTCCACTGCGCTGTTGATCGACATCGGCGAAGACCTCGACGCGCTGCATGCGGAATTCCGGCCATTCCGTGATCGATTCGGCGTCGAGATCGAGAATCGTGGCTGA
- a CDS encoding DUF5318 domain-containing protein → MRLQRQVVDYALRRRSLLAEVYSGRTGVTEVCDANPYLLRAAKFHGKTSQVMCPICRKEQLTLVSWVFGDHLGAVSGSARTAEELVLLAVKFTEFSVHVVEVCRTCSWNHLVKSYVLGAERPPKGTRGPRTARNGASAAIE, encoded by the coding sequence GTGCGACTGCAGCGACAAGTGGTGGATTACGCGCTTCGGCGCCGCTCCCTGCTGGCCGAGGTGTACTCGGGCCGCACCGGTGTGACCGAGGTCTGCGATGCGAACCCCTATTTGCTGCGCGCCGCGAAGTTTCACGGCAAAACCAGCCAGGTGATGTGCCCGATCTGCCGAAAGGAACAGCTCACGCTGGTGTCCTGGGTGTTCGGCGATCACTTGGGCGCGGTGTCGGGTTCGGCCCGCACCGCAGAAGAGTTGGTCTTGCTGGCGGTGAAGTTCACGGAGTTCTCGGTTCACGTGGTCGAGGTGTGCCGAACCTGCAGCTGGAATCACCTAGTCAAGTCGTATGTGCTCGGCGCGGAACGCCCTCCCAAGGGAACCCGCGGTCCGCGGACGGCACGCAACGGCGCCAGCGCGGCCATTGAATAA
- a CDS encoding LLM class flavin-dependent oxidoreductase, translated as MKVQPAAFLRTTLPLDMSRLADFDGGRYHSIWLPDHMVSFWPDSIWTPEFTDLAIASPSPHRHLDGLSVAAAAAVLTERVPLVSAVVDTVRRHPSLLAQTALTIDHLAKGRFILGLGSGESENTLPYGFDFSRPVARFEEALTVIRLLWESDGPVDFEGQFYTLQHARLDTEPYQGRFPQIWIGASGPRMLDIAGRHADGWWPAGAWTPEHYAEMLSTVRKSAERAGRDPMAITPGFMQVCLIGASEDALAQILRAPLVKAFLLQVSAETLRGFGFEHPMGPSWRGFQDIDPVVLTRERILTFLDNAQPEMLLAVVPHGTAREVAKIIKSYVDAGLRVPKILDYGAMAGLTYAATSAANVLAAEDELMRLCGDLS; from the coding sequence ATGAAAGTTCAGCCCGCCGCGTTCCTGCGTACGACCCTGCCCCTCGACATGTCCCGGCTCGCCGACTTCGACGGCGGGCGCTACCACTCGATCTGGCTGCCCGATCACATGGTCAGCTTCTGGCCGGACTCGATCTGGACGCCCGAGTTCACCGACCTCGCCATCGCGTCGCCGTCGCCGCATCGCCATCTCGATGGCCTGTCGGTAGCGGCCGCGGCCGCCGTGCTGACCGAGCGCGTCCCGCTGGTGAGCGCGGTGGTCGACACCGTGCGACGCCACCCGTCGCTGCTCGCCCAGACCGCGCTGACCATTGACCATCTCGCGAAGGGACGCTTCATCCTCGGGCTGGGCAGCGGCGAGAGTGAGAACACGCTGCCGTACGGCTTCGACTTCTCCCGACCGGTCGCCCGTTTCGAGGAAGCGCTGACGGTCATCCGGCTGCTCTGGGAGAGCGACGGCCCGGTCGACTTCGAGGGGCAGTTCTACACGCTGCAGCACGCGCGGTTGGACACCGAGCCGTATCAAGGACGGTTCCCGCAGATCTGGATCGGCGCGAGCGGCCCGCGCATGCTCGACATCGCCGGCCGCCACGCCGATGGTTGGTGGCCCGCCGGGGCGTGGACCCCGGAGCACTACGCCGAAATGCTTTCGACGGTAAGGAAATCCGCCGAGCGCGCCGGCCGCGATCCGATGGCGATCACGCCGGGCTTCATGCAGGTGTGCCTCATCGGCGCGAGCGAAGACGCTCTTGCCCAGATCCTGCGGGCGCCGCTGGTCAAGGCGTTCCTGCTGCAGGTGTCGGCAGAGACGTTGCGCGGCTTCGGGTTCGAACACCCGATGGGTCCCAGCTGGCGCGGCTTCCAGGACATCGATCCCGTGGTGCTCACCCGCGAGCGGATCCTGACGTTCCTGGACAACGCGCAGCCCGAGATGCTGCTGGCCGTCGTGCCGCACGGCACTGCGCGAGAGGTCGCGAAGATCATCAAGAGCTATGTGGACGCGGGGCTGCGGGTGCCCAAGATTCTCGATTACGGTGCCATGGCCGGCCTGACGTATGCCGCCACGTCGGCTGCGAATGTTCTTGCCGCAGAGGATGAACTGATGCGGCTGTGCGGAGATCTGTCGTGA
- a CDS encoding inositol-3-phosphate synthase: MSEQNAPQASTEVRVAIVGVGNCASSLVQGVQYYYDADPNSTVPGLMHVTFGRYHVRDVKFVAAFDVDAKKVGFDLSEAIFASENNTIKIADVPPTNVTVQRGPTLDGIGKYYADTIEVSDAEAVDVVQVLKEARVDVMVSYLPVGSEEADKFYAQCAIDAGVAFVNALPVFIASDPVWAKKFTDAGVPIIGDDIKSQVGATITHRVMAKLFEDRGVQLDRTMQLNVGGNMDFLNMLERERLESKKISKTQAVTSNLQREFKTKDVHIGPSDHVGWLDDRKWAYVRLEGRAFGDVPLNLEYKLEVWDSPNSAGVIIDAVRAAKIAKDRGIGGPVVPASAYLMKSPPKQLPDDIARTQLEEFIIEG, encoded by the coding sequence ATGAGTGAGCAGAACGCGCCCCAGGCGTCGACGGAGGTTCGAGTCGCCATTGTCGGCGTCGGTAACTGCGCGTCGTCGCTGGTTCAGGGCGTCCAGTACTACTACGACGCCGACCCGAACAGCACCGTGCCAGGCCTGATGCACGTGACGTTCGGCCGCTACCACGTCCGCGACGTGAAGTTTGTGGCCGCGTTCGACGTGGACGCCAAGAAGGTCGGCTTCGATCTGTCGGAGGCGATCTTCGCGTCGGAGAACAACACGATCAAGATCGCCGACGTGCCGCCGACCAATGTGACGGTGCAGCGCGGCCCGACACTCGACGGCATCGGCAAGTACTACGCCGACACCATCGAGGTGTCCGACGCCGAGGCCGTCGACGTGGTCCAGGTGCTCAAGGAGGCCCGGGTCGACGTCATGGTGTCCTACCTGCCGGTGGGCTCCGAGGAAGCCGACAAGTTCTACGCGCAGTGCGCGATCGACGCCGGCGTGGCGTTCGTCAACGCGCTACCGGTGTTCATCGCCTCCGACCCGGTGTGGGCCAAGAAGTTCACCGACGCCGGCGTGCCGATCATCGGTGACGACATCAAGAGCCAGGTCGGCGCGACGATCACGCACCGCGTGATGGCCAAGCTGTTCGAGGACCGCGGTGTGCAGCTCGATCGCACCATGCAGCTCAACGTCGGCGGCAACATGGACTTCCTAAACATGCTCGAGCGTGAGCGACTGGAGTCCAAGAAGATCTCCAAGACGCAGGCCGTCACGTCAAACCTGCAGCGCGAGTTCAAGACCAAGGATGTGCACATCGGCCCGTCCGATCACGTCGGCTGGCTCGACGACCGCAAGTGGGCCTACGTGCGGCTGGAAGGCCGTGCGTTCGGTGACGTGCCGCTGAACCTGGAGTACAAGCTCGAGGTGTGGGACTCGCCGAACTCGGCCGGCGTCATCATCGACGCGGTGCGCGCGGCGAAGATCGCCAAGGACCGTGGCATCGGCGGACCCGTCGTGCCGGCATCGGCCTATCTGATGAAGAGCCCCCCGAAGCAGCTGCCCGACGATATCGCGCGTACGCAGCTCGAGGAGTTCATCATCGAGGGTTAG
- a CDS encoding sugar phosphate isomerase/epimerase family protein, with translation MPAHPRLSVHNVTFYGAELAELETHWAALGVSRLSVLDSQLLDPEFPKLLQRNDYTVEAVYHLFAGGRLTSDPRAAQDALMPVIDAAAGVGARMIYLLTGGRDTLTWNRAADRFRTMIAPCVAHAQRAGVALAVENASSLYADLHLAHTLRDTVTLAEMSGLGVCIDVFHCWAEGDFDAMVQRALPRTELIQLSDYVLGDRALPGRAVPGDGAIPIEGFVANALARGYSHGFDLELIGPRIEQEGRLESARRACAVIGAMLDRLGA, from the coding sequence ATGCCGGCCCACCCGCGTCTGTCGGTGCACAACGTCACGTTCTACGGTGCCGAATTGGCCGAGCTGGAAACCCACTGGGCGGCGCTCGGCGTATCCCGGCTGAGCGTCCTGGACAGCCAGCTGCTCGACCCGGAATTTCCAAAGCTGCTGCAGCGCAACGACTATACTGTCGAGGCGGTCTATCATCTGTTCGCCGGCGGTCGGCTGACCTCCGACCCGCGGGCCGCGCAGGATGCTCTGATGCCGGTGATCGACGCCGCGGCCGGCGTCGGGGCGCGAATGATCTACCTGCTCACCGGGGGCCGGGACACCCTCACGTGGAACCGGGCCGCCGACCGGTTCCGCACGATGATCGCCCCCTGCGTCGCGCACGCCCAACGGGCCGGTGTGGCGTTGGCCGTCGAGAACGCCTCCAGCCTGTATGCCGACCTGCATCTGGCCCATACCCTGCGCGACACCGTTACGCTGGCCGAGATGAGTGGGCTGGGTGTCTGCATCGACGTGTTTCACTGTTGGGCGGAAGGCGATTTCGACGCAATGGTGCAGCGCGCCCTGCCGCGAACCGAGCTCATCCAGCTCAGCGACTACGTACTCGGCGATCGCGCGCTGCCGGGCCGGGCGGTCCCCGGGGACGGGGCGATTCCGATCGAAGGATTCGTCGCCAACGCGCTGGCGCGCGGCTACTCGCACGGGTTCGACCTGGAATTGATCGGGCCGCGAATCGAGCAGGAGGGCCGTCTCGAATCCGCCCGCCGCGCCTGCGCTGTCATCGGTGCGATGCTGGACAGATTGGGTGCGTGA
- a CDS encoding PadR family transcriptional regulator, which yields MLELAILGLLIESPMHGYELRKRLTGLLGAFRAFSYGSLYPALRRMQADGLIAENAAPAGTPVRRARRVYELTEKGRQRFGELVADTGPHNYTDDGFGVHLAFFNRTPAEARMRILEGRRRQVEERREGLRDAIARASSSLDRYTRQLHQLGLESSEREVKWLNELIAAERAAPGLTEQA from the coding sequence ATGCTGGAGCTTGCGATCCTCGGGCTCTTGATCGAGTCGCCAATGCATGGCTATGAGCTGCGTAAGCGGCTGACCGGCCTGCTCGGCGCGTTCCGTGCATTTTCGTACGGTTCGCTCTATCCGGCGCTGCGGCGCATGCAGGCGGATGGGCTGATCGCCGAGAACGCGGCGCCGGCCGGTACTCCGGTCCGGCGGGCCCGTCGGGTCTACGAGCTGACCGAGAAGGGTCGTCAGCGCTTCGGTGAGTTGGTGGCCGACACCGGTCCGCACAACTACACCGACGACGGCTTCGGGGTGCACCTGGCCTTCTTCAACCGCACGCCGGCGGAGGCCCGGATGCGGATCCTGGAAGGTCGCCGTCGTCAGGTCGAGGAACGCCGTGAGGGTCTGCGTGACGCCATTGCGCGCGCCAGCAGCTCACTCGACCGCTACACACGTCAGCTCCACCAACTCGGGCTCGAGTCCAGCGAGCGCGAGGTCAAGTGGCTCAACGAGCTCATCGCCGCCGAGCGCGCGGCACCCGGGCTCACTGAGCAGGCATAA
- a CDS encoding LLM class F420-dependent oxidoreductase — translation MTHPVRIGVQLQPQHAPEYRHIRDAVRRCEDMGVDVAFTWDHFFPLYGDPDGAHFECWTVLAAWAEQTSRIEFGALVTCNSYRNPELLADMARTVDHISEGRLILGIGSGWKEKDYDEYGYEFGTAGSRLDDLAAAFPRITSRLSKLNPAPTRDIPILIGGKGPRKTLRLVAEYGDIWHGFTTVDTYPAAAAVLDEHCAAFGRDPSTIERSAGVEDNSGVRRGEGVDGLIANAEGLTALGVTLLTVGVNGPDYDLGAAEALCRWRDAR, via the coding sequence ATGACCCACCCCGTTCGCATCGGTGTACAACTGCAGCCTCAGCACGCGCCCGAATACCGCCACATCCGTGACGCCGTGCGGCGCTGCGAGGACATGGGTGTCGACGTCGCATTCACCTGGGATCACTTCTTCCCGCTCTACGGTGATCCCGACGGCGCGCATTTCGAATGCTGGACGGTGCTGGCGGCCTGGGCCGAGCAGACGTCGCGCATCGAGTTCGGCGCGCTGGTGACGTGCAACTCGTATCGCAATCCGGAACTGCTCGCCGACATGGCGCGCACCGTCGACCACATTTCCGAGGGCCGGTTGATCCTGGGTATCGGATCCGGTTGGAAGGAAAAGGACTACGACGAGTACGGCTACGAATTCGGTACCGCGGGCAGCCGCCTCGACGACCTGGCCGCGGCCTTCCCCCGGATCACGTCGCGGCTGAGCAAGCTCAATCCCGCACCCACCCGCGACATCCCGATACTGATCGGCGGCAAGGGTCCGCGAAAGACCCTGCGACTGGTTGCCGAGTACGGCGACATCTGGCACGGCTTCACCACTGTCGATACCTACCCGGCCGCCGCGGCCGTGCTGGACGAGCATTGCGCCGCGTTCGGGCGCGACCCGTCCACGATCGAGCGGTCGGCCGGCGTGGAGGACAACAGCGGTGTGCGCCGCGGCGAAGGGGTCGACGGGTTGATCGCCAACGCCGAGGGGCTGACCGCGTTGGGGGTGACGCTGTTGACGGTCGGCGTCAATGGTCCGGATTACGACCTGGGCGCGGCCGAGGCATTGTGCCGCTGGCGCGACGCGCGTTAA
- a CDS encoding alpha/beta fold hydrolase — protein MSEIVTEISEDELAGLSEFSLLSENAEQAGVTGRLPDVERIEAETPNGSISALRWGGTAPRIVFLHGGGQNAHTWDTVIVGLGVPALAVDLPGHGHSGWRADGDYSPQHNADAVAPVLRDFAPDADLVVGMSLGGLTGIRLGAIAPELVRELVLVDVTPSALHRYAELTTEQQGTVALVQGEREFPSFQAMLDLTVAAAPHREVKALRRGVFHNSRRLENGNWAWRYDTIRKVPDFGDLWNDVDALTAPVTLVRGGSSPFVTDEDADELTKRTTHFRQVHVVANSGHSVQSDQPRALIELLTGVLNAG, from the coding sequence ATGTCAGAGATCGTGACCGAGATCTCCGAAGACGAACTGGCCGGGCTGTCCGAATTCTCGCTGCTGTCCGAGAACGCCGAGCAGGCCGGCGTGACCGGTCGGCTGCCGGACGTGGAACGGATCGAGGCCGAAACGCCGAACGGCTCCATCAGCGCGCTGCGCTGGGGCGGCACTGCGCCGCGAATCGTCTTTCTGCACGGTGGTGGACAGAACGCCCACACCTGGGACACCGTCATCGTCGGGCTCGGGGTACCGGCGCTGGCGGTCGACCTGCCCGGCCATGGCCATTCCGGCTGGCGTGCAGACGGCGACTACTCGCCGCAGCACAACGCCGATGCCGTGGCGCCGGTGCTGCGCGACTTCGCGCCCGACGCCGACCTGGTCGTGGGCATGTCGCTGGGCGGGCTGACCGGGATCCGGCTCGGCGCGATCGCACCGGAACTGGTGCGCGAACTCGTTCTCGTGGACGTCACACCGTCGGCATTGCACCGCTACGCCGAGCTGACCACCGAGCAGCAGGGCACCGTCGCGCTGGTACAGGGCGAGCGCGAGTTCCCCAGCTTCCAGGCCATGCTCGACCTGACGGTCGCCGCGGCACCCCACCGCGAGGTCAAGGCACTGCGCCGCGGCGTGTTCCACAACTCCCGACGGCTGGAGAACGGGAACTGGGCGTGGCGCTACGACACCATCCGCAAAGTCCCGGACTTCGGCGATTTGTGGAACGACGTGGACGCGTTGACCGCACCCGTCACCCTGGTGCGCGGCGGCTCGTCACCCTTCGTCACGGACGAGGACGCCGACGAACTCACCAAGCGCACAACGCATTTCCGTCAGGTTCACGTTGTCGCCAACTCCGGACATTCCGTGCAAAGCGATCAGCCCCGCGCGCTGATCGAACTATTGACCGGGGTCCTCAACGCAGGCTGA
- a CDS encoding DUF1707 SHOCT-like domain-containing protein has product MAKWLGAPLGGGVTTATRAKDADRQDTCTVLDAALADGELSGEEHRERVGKATNAVTLGDLKLLVQDLQGSTPPRLHAAKSNAAPVVRSRGIAIAALVVSVLFGMGLGWGLYGNTSSPLDFTSDPGAKPDGVAAVVLTPPKQLQSLGGLTGLLEQARKKFGDTVGYRLLVYPTYASFYRPDPADDRRVLDYDYRGGWDDPTVSPRTDPKAVAADLAKFDVKAAVGIMRGAPETLGIKAAEVKSTYLIVEPAKDPTAPGALTLSVYVSSDYGSGSIDFAGDGTVKRVSYPSS; this is encoded by the coding sequence ATGGCGAAATGGCTGGGCGCACCACTCGGCGGCGGAGTGACCACCGCGACCCGCGCCAAAGATGCCGACCGGCAAGACACCTGTACGGTGCTCGACGCCGCCCTGGCCGACGGCGAGCTCTCCGGCGAGGAACATCGCGAGCGCGTCGGCAAGGCCACCAACGCCGTGACACTCGGCGACCTGAAGCTTCTGGTGCAGGATCTGCAGGGCAGCACCCCGCCGCGGCTGCACGCGGCAAAGTCGAATGCAGCACCGGTCGTTCGTTCGCGCGGCATCGCGATCGCCGCGTTGGTCGTGTCGGTGTTGTTCGGCATGGGCCTCGGCTGGGGGCTGTACGGGAACACCAGCTCACCGCTGGACTTCACCTCCGACCCCGGCGCCAAACCCGACGGCGTCGCGGCGGTGGTGCTGACCCCACCCAAGCAACTGCAATCGCTCGGCGGGCTCACCGGTCTGCTCGAGCAGGCCCGCAAGAAATTCGGCGACACCGTCGGTTACCGGCTCCTCGTCTACCCGACTTATGCCAGCTTCTATCGGCCGGACCCGGCCGACGACCGCCGAGTGCTGGACTACGACTACCGCGGCGGCTGGGACGACCCGACCGTCTCCCCCAGGACCGACCCCAAGGCCGTCGCGGCCGACCTGGCCAAGTTCGACGTCAAGGCGGCCGTCGGCATCATGCGCGGGGCCCCCGAGACGCTGGGCATCAAGGCCGCCGAGGTCAAGTCGACGTACTTGATCGTCGAACCGGCCAAGGATCCGACCGCGCCCGGAGCGCTCACCTTGTCGGTGTACGTCTCCAGCGACTACGGCAGCGGTTCGATCGATTTCGCCGGTGACGGCACCGTCAAGCGGGTGAGCTACCCCTCCAGCTGA
- a CDS encoding DUF1214 domain-containing protein: MAFGDGADDAALRSAWVEFCAQLQRAGEQVFKDANATSGTQRVDAFRFLTQNLGQAFDLSLETRDTGYPVLHTFCGPTRKLGGDCADFTYQQVWIDGQSTYRLYGKRGTAAFFNVTVQGARIPGPGVLHEPFGDTPEANLFGRQLSVGDDGEFEIYIGGPERGPNWLPTTVHSRKLFIRQGFDAWDELPARLRIERVDMADPKPLPSPQVMIEAMEWAGDFVTGLMSDWPEFPFTYGGVDAEHPNAFPTIAGGATTEADSKRGRAAANMYWELAPDEALIVEFDAHDGLWMFTNMGVFFNSMDYLYRPVSYTPSRTKIDGDGRIRLVMAHRDPNVHNWLDTQGFERGNLTYRHMLEGEPAVLHTKVVKHDDIARLLPPDTATMSGAQRSAAMWDRFHGIRRRYFL; the protein is encoded by the coding sequence ATGGCTTTCGGTGACGGTGCGGACGATGCGGCGCTGCGCTCGGCGTGGGTCGAGTTCTGCGCGCAGCTGCAGCGGGCGGGCGAGCAGGTCTTCAAGGACGCCAACGCCACGTCGGGGACGCAGCGGGTCGACGCGTTCCGCTTCCTGACGCAGAACCTGGGCCAGGCATTCGATCTGTCGCTCGAGACCCGCGACACCGGCTACCCGGTGCTGCACACGTTCTGCGGTCCGACCCGCAAGCTCGGTGGCGACTGTGCCGATTTCACCTACCAGCAGGTCTGGATCGACGGCCAGTCGACCTACCGCTTATACGGAAAACGCGGAACCGCAGCGTTTTTCAACGTCACCGTGCAGGGCGCGCGGATCCCCGGGCCCGGCGTGCTACACGAGCCGTTCGGTGACACGCCCGAGGCCAACCTGTTCGGGCGTCAACTGAGCGTCGGCGACGACGGTGAATTCGAGATCTACATCGGTGGGCCCGAGCGCGGTCCCAACTGGCTACCCACTACCGTGCACTCGCGAAAGCTGTTCATCCGCCAAGGATTCGACGCGTGGGATGAGCTGCCAGCGCGGCTGCGGATCGAGCGGGTCGACATGGCCGACCCCAAACCGCTGCCCAGCCCGCAGGTCATGATCGAGGCGATGGAATGGGCCGGCGATTTCGTCACCGGCCTGATGTCGGACTGGCCCGAATTTCCGTTCACCTACGGCGGCGTCGACGCCGAGCATCCCAACGCGTTTCCCACCATTGCAGGAGGCGCTACCACCGAAGCGGACAGCAAGCGGGGCCGCGCCGCCGCCAACATGTACTGGGAGCTCGCACCCGACGAGGCGCTGATCGTCGAATTCGACGCCCACGACGGGCTGTGGATGTTCACCAATATGGGTGTGTTCTTCAACAGCATGGATTACCTCTACCGCCCGGTGAGCTACACCCCCAGCCGCACCAAAATCGATGGCGACGGGCGCATCCGCCTGGTCATGGCGCATCGTGATCCGAATGTCCACAACTGGCTGGACACCCAGGGCTTCGAACGCGGGAACCTGACCTATCGCCACATGCTCGAGGGCGAGCCCGCCGTGCTGCACACCAAAGTCGTCAAACACGACGACATCGCGCGCCTGCTTCCGCCGGACACCGCGACCATGAGCGGCGCGCAGCGCAGCGCCGCAATGTGGGATCGATTCCACGGCATTCGGCGCCGTTACTTCCTCTAA